From Clostridium cylindrosporum DSM 605, one genomic window encodes:
- a CDS encoding pro-sigmaK processing inhibitor BofA family protein, protein MLNQLGNMNMLMYIVIMAILITIAISVRVKNGIMVKLAFRFVVAIGIIYGINYITPHIGIDASIPLNPVTASIIALLQAPGMALIYIAKYAIYPM, encoded by the coding sequence GTGTTAAATCAGCTAGGCAATATGAATATGTTAATGTACATAGTAATAATGGCAATACTTATAACTATAGCTATATCCGTTAGAGTAAAAAATGGGATTATGGTTAAGTTGGCATTTAGATTTGTAGTTGCTATTGGGATTATATATGGGATAAATTATATAACTCCACATATAGGAATAGATGCTAGTATCCCACTAAATCCAGTTACTGCATCTATCATAGCCCTACTACAGGCACCGGGAATGGCTCTTATATACATAGCAAAATACGCTATATATCCTATGTAA
- a CDS encoding DUF2508 family protein: protein MENKAVLQTSELLSRGIRKSKLKKGSKEEVLESLIEEARSAIVQLQNIRKYYEFVTDRELVEYAIYREKAEEERISYLLKKIKELANKDII, encoded by the coding sequence ATGGAAAATAAAGCAGTACTACAAACCTCTGAGCTTTTAAGTAGAGGAATAAGGAAGAGTAAGTTAAAAAAAGGTTCTAAAGAAGAAGTTTTAGAATCCCTTATTGAAGAAGCAAGGTCTGCTATTGTGCAGTTGCAAAACATAAGAAAATACTACGAGTTTGTAACCGACAGGGAACTTGTAGAATACGCAATATATAGAGAAAAGGCGGAAGAGGAGAGAATATCCTATCTCCTTAAAAAAATAAAAGAATTAGCTAACAAAGACATAATATAA